A window of Dissulfurirhabdus thermomarina contains these coding sequences:
- a CDS encoding HU family DNA-binding protein, with protein sequence MNKSELMEGVAERADLPRAHAEAVVKEIFAAMTEALVSGEGVEIRGFGSFVVKSYRPYTGRNPKTGEKIPVAPKKLPFFKVGKELRERVQRGRGS encoded by the coding sequence ATGAACAAGTCCGAGCTGATGGAAGGCGTGGCGGAACGCGCCGATCTCCCGCGTGCCCATGCCGAGGCGGTGGTGAAGGAGATCTTCGCCGCCATGACCGAGGCCCTGGTCTCCGGTGAGGGCGTGGAGATCCGGGGCTTCGGCAGCTTCGTGGTGAAGAGCTACCGGCCCTACACGGGCCGCAACCCCAAGACCGGCGAGAAGATTCCCGTGGCTCCCAAGAAGCTCCCCTTCTTCAAGGTCGGCAAGGAACTGCGCGAGCGGGTCCAGCGGGGGCGCGGTTCTTAG
- a CDS encoding DUF523 domain-containing protein, translated as MSACLLGAACRYDGGSRLDPEVLAALAGRRVVPVCPEQLGGLATPRPAAALEGGDGLAVIEGRAAVRTVAGQDVTAQFLRGAEEAARLARRLGVARAVLKARSPSCGLTPVLGVTAARLLLEGLEIEEAG; from the coding sequence GTGAGCGCGTGCCTCCTGGGCGCGGCCTGCCGCTACGACGGCGGAAGCCGCCTCGACCCGGAGGTCTTGGCGGCCCTGGCCGGCCGGCGGGTCGTTCCCGTGTGCCCGGAGCAGCTCGGGGGGCTTGCCACCCCGCGGCCGGCCGCCGCCCTCGAGGGCGGTGACGGGCTCGCCGTCATCGAGGGCCGGGCCGCGGTGCGCACCGTCGCGGGCCAGGACGTCACGGCCCAGTTCCTCCGCGGCGCGGAGGAGGCCGCCCGCCTCGCCCGCCGTCTCGGCGTGGCCCGGGCGGTGCTCAAGGCGCGAAGCCCCAGCTGCGGGCTCACGCCGGTCCTCGGCGTCACCGCCGCGCGGCTCCTGCTGGAGGGGCTGGAGATCGAGGAGGCCGGCTAG
- the purM gene encoding phosphoribosylformylglycinamidine cyclo-ligase has protein sequence MTRTSRYAQAGVDIDKANRLVDRIRPLVAATRTPGVITELGGFAGLFALDTSGLSDPVLVASTDGVGTKLKVAVEAGIHGTVGIDLVAMSVNDILVCGARPLFFLDYFATGRLDPDVAAEVIGGIAEGCRQAGCALIGGETAEMPGMYAAGDYDLAGFVVGVADRSRLIDGSRVREGDALVGLASSGLHSNGFSLVRKICFEERGLDVRAPVPALGNRPLGEVLLTPTRIYARAVARILEAHPVSGMVHVTGGGFVDNIPRVLPGHLQAVIRRESWPVPAVFTFLREAGDIPDEEMFRTFNCGIGMVLVVPGETADAVLETAAAAGEPAYRIGEVRPRPEGAPAVAFAG, from the coding sequence GTGACCCGAACCTCCCGATACGCCCAGGCCGGCGTCGACATCGACAAGGCCAACCGCCTGGTGGACCGGATCCGGCCCCTGGTGGCGGCGACCCGAACCCCGGGCGTCATCACCGAGCTCGGCGGCTTCGCCGGGCTCTTCGCCCTGGACACCTCGGGGCTCTCCGACCCCGTCCTCGTGGCCTCCACCGACGGGGTGGGCACCAAGCTCAAGGTCGCCGTGGAGGCCGGCATCCACGGCACCGTGGGGATCGACCTCGTGGCCATGAGCGTCAACGACATCCTGGTCTGCGGGGCCCGGCCCCTCTTCTTCCTGGACTACTTCGCCACCGGGCGCCTCGACCCCGACGTGGCCGCCGAGGTGATCGGGGGCATCGCCGAGGGGTGCCGCCAGGCGGGCTGCGCCCTCATCGGCGGCGAGACCGCCGAGATGCCGGGCATGTACGCCGCAGGGGACTACGACCTCGCCGGCTTCGTGGTGGGGGTGGCGGACCGCTCCCGCCTCATCGACGGCTCGCGGGTCCGTGAAGGAGACGCCCTCGTCGGCCTGGCCTCGAGCGGCCTCCACAGCAACGGCTTCTCCCTGGTCCGGAAGATCTGCTTCGAGGAACGGGGGCTGGACGTCCGGGCCCCGGTCCCGGCCCTGGGCAACCGGCCCCTGGGAGAGGTCCTCCTCACCCCCACCCGGATCTACGCCCGGGCCGTCGCCCGGATCCTCGAGGCCCACCCCGTCTCCGGCATGGTCCATGTCACCGGGGGCGGGTTCGTGGACAACATCCCGAGAGTCCTCCCCGGCCACCTCCAGGCCGTGATCCGGCGGGAGAGCTGGCCCGTCCCGGCGGTCTTCACCTTCCTCCGGGAGGCGGGGGACATCCCTGACGAGGAGATGTTCCGGACCTTCAACTGCGGGATCGGGATGGTCCTGGTGGTGCCCGGGGAGACGGCCGACGCCGTCCTCGAGACGGCCGCGGCGGCCGGGGAGCCGGCCTACCGGATCGGGGAGGTGCGGCCCCGGCCGGAGGGGGCCCCGGCCGTGGCCTTCGCCGGCTGA
- a CDS encoding deaminase — protein MAAEPDLSADRRWMGEALALARQALAAGEFPVGCVLVAGGRVVGRGRRVHTRPGEVNELDHGEMVALRQWLSGGAPGSGGAVTVYTTLEPCLMCLGALVLNGVRRIVYAYEDVMGGATGLLPRVRSGGGPGAPGPTLYTDPPVTITAGVERGPSLSLFRAFFADPANDYWRESPLARYTLSAAASAPRGRPR, from the coding sequence GTGGCTGCGGAACCGGACCTGAGCGCGGACCGGCGCTGGATGGGCGAGGCCCTCGCCCTGGCCCGCCAGGCCTTGGCGGCCGGCGAGTTTCCGGTGGGGTGCGTCCTGGTGGCGGGCGGGCGCGTGGTGGGCCGGGGGCGGCGGGTCCACACCCGGCCCGGGGAGGTGAATGAGCTGGACCATGGCGAGATGGTGGCGCTTCGGCAGTGGCTCTCCGGCGGCGCCCCGGGGTCCGGCGGGGCCGTCACCGTCTACACCACCCTCGAGCCCTGCCTCATGTGCCTCGGCGCCCTCGTCTTGAACGGCGTCCGGCGGATCGTCTACGCCTACGAGGACGTCATGGGGGGAGCCACGGGCCTCCTCCCCCGGGTCCGCTCGGGGGGCGGGCCGGGCGCCCCGGGGCCGACGCTCTACACCGATCCCCCGGTCACGATCACGGCCGGCGTGGAGCGGGGCCCGAGCCTCTCCCTCTTCCGGGCCTTCTTCGCCGATCCCGCCAACGACTACTGGCGGGAGAGCCCGCTGGCGCGCTACACCCTTTCGGCGGCCGCGTCGGCGCCGCGGGGGAGGCCCCGGTGA
- a CDS encoding radical SAM protein → MRIERRTVQFQARTRNLFLHVLTRCNLRCRHCYINPGQHGTGVLDAPTMARWLALFAEGAEVTNVVFLGGEPTLNPALPDGIREARRLGYASVTVDTNGFLFHDVLDRVAPDEVDYFSFSLDGASPEVNDPVRGAGVFETCTAGIRRARERGFGVSVIFTASRLNLHDLPNMPGLLAGLGVERFFIQVIGIRGQPAARGEAGLQLAREEWEAVVPGVARAAARLGLVVTYPKVFLAPGEPFACAGRVADNYFVFPNGRVYRCPLCEDFPLHSLEIRGDRLVERPPIRESDLFGLEIPEGCVLNRILHPGNLAYDAEGRPLHRIACCMLKEEVRPAGPRRPRGA, encoded by the coding sequence GTGAGGATCGAGCGCCGGACCGTCCAGTTCCAGGCCCGCACCCGGAACCTCTTCCTCCACGTGTTGACCCGGTGCAACCTCCGGTGCCGCCACTGCTACATCAACCCAGGCCAGCACGGGACCGGGGTCCTCGACGCGCCCACCATGGCCCGCTGGCTCGCCCTCTTCGCCGAGGGGGCCGAGGTCACCAACGTGGTCTTCCTCGGCGGGGAGCCCACGTTGAACCCGGCCCTCCCGGACGGGATCCGCGAGGCCCGGCGCCTCGGCTACGCCAGCGTCACCGTGGACACCAACGGGTTTCTCTTCCACGACGTCCTGGACCGGGTCGCGCCGGACGAGGTGGACTACTTCAGCTTCAGCCTGGACGGGGCCTCGCCGGAGGTGAACGATCCCGTCCGGGGGGCGGGCGTCTTCGAGACCTGCACCGCCGGCATCCGGCGGGCCCGGGAGCGGGGTTTCGGCGTGAGCGTGATCTTCACGGCCAGCCGCCTGAACCTCCACGACCTCCCCAACATGCCGGGGCTGCTCGCCGGCCTGGGGGTGGAGCGTTTCTTCATCCAGGTGATCGGGATCCGCGGTCAGCCCGCGGCCCGGGGGGAGGCCGGTCTCCAGCTCGCCCGGGAGGAATGGGAGGCGGTGGTGCCGGGGGTGGCCCGGGCGGCCGCCCGGCTCGGCCTCGTGGTGACCTACCCCAAGGTCTTCCTGGCCCCCGGCGAACCCTTCGCCTGCGCCGGCCGGGTGGCGGACAACTACTTCGTCTTTCCCAACGGGCGGGTGTACCGGTGCCCGCTCTGCGAGGACTTCCCGCTCCATTCCCTGGAGATCCGCGGGGACCGCCTGGTGGAACGGCCGCCCATCCGGGAGAGCGACCTCTTCGGCCTCGAGATCCCGGAAGGCTGTGTGCTGAACCGGATCCTCCACCCCGGCAACCTCGCCTACGACGCCGAGGGCCGTCCCCTCCACCGGATCGCCTGCTGCATGCTCAAGGAAGAGGTCCGGCCAGCAGGCCCCCGACGTCCACGCGGCGCGTGA
- a CDS encoding ABC transporter substrate-binding protein codes for MKGRLLALAAVLLLAAGCGGGEPAAGPGAPVVLRLKWLFNASFAGEIWADQAGLFRAEGLRVVLREGGPEQDAIRDLELGRAQFGIASADQVIRAAAKGADVVVLAQVFQRNPLQWIYRADRIPALTPAALGRLRIGVTYGGNDEAILRALLRKYHVQKAESDLWPVTPDFGPFWRGRVDLWPVYRNTQGVFLADRIAAGGGRPGFLDPAAWGIRFVANSLVTSRAYYRAHPDRVRRFTRAFLRGWREAMDPAREAAVAEAVHRRDTQTPVAVIRRQLAETRRLVLPPGGRPVGAVDLEGWRQTEAILYRQGLVTRRVDVGGLLAGPLP; via the coding sequence GTGAAGGGCCGCCTCCTCGCCCTCGCGGCGGTCCTCCTCCTCGCCGCCGGCTGCGGCGGCGGGGAACCGGCGGCGGGCCCCGGCGCCCCGGTGGTCCTCCGGCTCAAGTGGCTCTTCAACGCCAGCTTCGCCGGGGAGATCTGGGCCGACCAGGCCGGCCTCTTCCGGGCCGAGGGCCTCCGGGTGGTCCTCCGGGAGGGCGGCCCCGAGCAGGACGCCATCCGCGACCTCGAGCTCGGCCGTGCCCAGTTCGGCATCGCCTCCGCGGACCAGGTGATCCGGGCCGCGGCCAAGGGCGCCGACGTGGTGGTGCTGGCCCAGGTCTTCCAGCGAAACCCCCTCCAGTGGATCTACCGGGCCGACCGGATCCCGGCGCTCACCCCGGCGGCCCTCGGCCGTCTCCGGATCGGCGTCACCTACGGGGGCAACGACGAGGCCATCCTCCGGGCCCTGCTCCGGAAGTACCACGTCCAGAAGGCCGAGTCCGACCTCTGGCCCGTCACCCCGGACTTCGGCCCGTTCTGGCGGGGGCGGGTGGACCTCTGGCCGGTCTACCGCAACACCCAGGGCGTCTTCCTCGCCGACCGGATCGCGGCGGGCGGCGGGCGGCCCGGCTTCCTGGACCCGGCGGCCTGGGGCATCCGGTTCGTGGCCAACTCCCTCGTGACCTCCCGGGCCTACTACCGGGCCCACCCCGACCGGGTCCGCCGGTTCACACGGGCCTTCCTCCGGGGATGGCGCGAGGCCATGGACCCGGCCCGGGAGGCCGCGGTGGCCGAGGCCGTCCACCGGCGCGACACGCAGACCCCGGTGGCGGTCATCCGCCGCCAGCTGGCGGAGACGCGGCGCCTGGTCCTCCCCCCGGGGGGACGGCCCGTGGGCGCCGTCGACCTCGAGGGATGGCGCCAGACCGAGGCGATCCTCTACCGGCAGGGCCTCGTCACGCGCCGCGTGGACGTCGGGGGCCTGCTGGCCGGACCTCTTCCTTGA
- a CDS encoding ABC transporter permease: protein MRALGRLVQFAALYAAGLCLLWAAKVALGLSDYLVPPPVELWSVARADGAAFTTAVSNTLGVAVLGHVLAVVLATAVGLVGRLASWPGALTRLAAYNLQAYPVVALAPLIFLFFGDGLLARLLITALVCYFPLLLSFIGIFSEPVEAVEHFYRATGRLDWRLEIRIRTFENLDKIVTVVVGSGTLAMVGTIIGEFLAAGRGIGYVIRKALYQGNLARILVALFLIGLASSLYLAAVEGVGTAWKRRLRGAGR, encoded by the coding sequence ATGCGCGCCCTGGGCCGGCTCGTCCAGTTCGCCGCCCTCTACGCGGCCGGGCTCTGCCTCCTCTGGGCCGCCAAGGTCGCCCTCGGCCTCTCCGACTACCTCGTCCCGCCGCCGGTGGAACTCTGGAGCGTGGCCCGGGCGGACGGGGCCGCCTTCACCACCGCCGTCTCGAACACCCTGGGCGTGGCCGTCCTGGGCCACGTCCTGGCCGTGGTCCTGGCCACCGCCGTGGGGCTCGTGGGACGCCTCGCCTCCTGGCCGGGCGCCCTCACCCGCCTGGCCGCCTACAACCTCCAGGCCTACCCCGTGGTGGCCCTGGCCCCCCTCATCTTCCTCTTCTTCGGCGACGGGCTCCTGGCGCGGCTCCTCATCACGGCCCTGGTCTGCTACTTTCCCCTGCTGCTCAGCTTCATCGGGATCTTCTCCGAGCCCGTGGAGGCCGTAGAACACTTCTACCGGGCCACCGGCCGCCTCGACTGGCGCCTCGAGATCCGGATCCGGACCTTCGAGAACCTCGACAAGATCGTCACCGTGGTGGTGGGAAGCGGGACGCTGGCCATGGTGGGCACCATCATCGGGGAGTTCCTCGCCGCGGGGCGCGGCATCGGCTACGTCATCCGAAAGGCCCTCTACCAGGGAAACCTCGCCCGGATCCTGGTGGCCCTCTTCCTCATCGGCCTCGCCTCCTCCCTCTACCTGGCCGCGGTGGAAGGCGTGGGCACGGCCTGGAAGCGCCGGCTCCGGGGGGCCGGCCGGTGA
- a CDS encoding ATP-binding cassette domain-containing protein: MHLACRGLTFRYPGADAPVFRGLDWALDVPGLHALFGFSGCGKSTLARLLARELAPQAGECTAPPGGPVLYAHNAERLPGWQTVAAHLDSVTPAPSRRLLDDLVAAYDLAPVTGHRFGALSMGQKNRVNLVRYLVQPFAVLILDEILANVDEPMRERILGDLKRRFPDRLLLYISHNALEVARYCRRVHVVPHARGGVRRLRSLDALDRPGGGEPAPDAAVQRVVYDVLRAASREAA; encoded by the coding sequence ATGCACCTGGCCTGCCGCGGGCTTACCTTCCGCTACCCCGGGGCCGACGCCCCGGTCTTCCGGGGGCTCGACTGGGCCCTCGACGTCCCCGGCCTCCACGCCCTCTTCGGTTTCTCCGGGTGCGGAAAGAGCACCCTGGCCCGCCTCCTGGCCCGGGAGCTGGCCCCGCAGGCGGGGGAATGCACCGCCCCGCCCGGCGGCCCCGTCCTCTATGCCCACAACGCCGAACGCCTGCCGGGATGGCAGACCGTGGCGGCGCACCTCGACTCGGTGACCCCGGCCCCGTCCCGCCGCCTCCTCGACGACCTGGTGGCCGCCTATGACCTCGCCCCGGTGACCGGCCACCGCTTCGGGGCCCTCTCCATGGGGCAGAAGAACCGGGTCAACCTGGTCCGGTACCTGGTCCAGCCCTTCGCCGTCCTGATCCTGGACGAGATCCTGGCCAACGTGGACGAGCCCATGCGGGAGCGCATCCTGGGCGACCTCAAGCGGCGGTTCCCCGACCGGCTCCTCCTCTACATCTCCCACAACGCCCTGGAGGTGGCCCGCTACTGCCGCCGCGTCCACGTCGTCCCCCACGCGCGGGGCGGCGTCCGGCGCCTCCGGTCCCTGGACGCCCTGGACCGGCCCGGCGGCGGGGAACCGGCCCCGGACGCCGCCGTCCAACGCGTGGTCTACGACGTCCTGCGGGCGGCCAGCCGGGAGGCGGCCTGA
- a CDS encoding YkgJ family cysteine cluster protein yields the protein MPLTELEERARKALKPKKAGVIEPVRLERDSTFRFRCHPGVTCFTRCCRNMNIILTPYDIIRLKHRLGLSADAFLKLYAEPEILEVTGVPVARLRMLEDQGGKCPFVTPAGCQVYTDRPVSCRYYPIGMASLRQQEKHAGEEEEFFFLIKEDHCQGFQEPAEWTVDSWRADQEADLYDRMNRGWMELMLRKKSFGDDVDMPPKAQRLFYMVTTNAEQFRRFVFESRFLEKYEVDESVLRNILEDDVALMEFGFEFLKTAVFGAESRVVRLRPDVLQAEVEKIRRRREKERKRLERLARGRR from the coding sequence ATGCCGCTGACCGAACTCGAAGAACGGGCCCGAAAGGCCCTCAAGCCCAAGAAGGCGGGCGTCATCGAACCCGTCCGCCTGGAACGCGACAGCACCTTCCGCTTCCGCTGCCATCCCGGGGTGACCTGCTTCACCCGGTGCTGCCGGAACATGAACATCATCCTCACCCCCTACGACATCATCCGGCTCAAGCACCGGCTCGGGCTCAGCGCCGACGCCTTCCTCAAGCTCTACGCCGAGCCCGAGATCCTCGAGGTCACGGGGGTCCCGGTGGCCCGGCTCCGGATGCTCGAGGACCAGGGGGGCAAGTGTCCCTTCGTGACGCCCGCCGGCTGCCAGGTCTACACCGACCGGCCGGTGAGCTGCCGCTACTACCCCATCGGGATGGCCAGCCTCCGCCAGCAGGAGAAACACGCGGGAGAGGAAGAGGAATTCTTCTTCCTCATCAAGGAAGACCACTGCCAAGGGTTCCAGGAACCCGCCGAGTGGACGGTGGACTCCTGGCGCGCCGACCAGGAGGCCGACCTCTACGACCGGATGAACCGGGGCTGGATGGAGCTCATGCTCCGGAAGAAGTCCTTCGGCGACGACGTGGACATGCCCCCCAAGGCCCAGCGGCTCTTCTACATGGTGACCACCAACGCCGAGCAGTTCCGGCGCTTCGTCTTCGAGAGCCGCTTCCTCGAAAAATACGAGGTGGACGAATCGGTGCTGCGGAACATCCTCGAGGACGACGTCGCCCTCATGGAGTTCGGCTTCGAGTTCCTGAAGACCGCGGTCTTCGGGGCCGAGAGCCGGGTGGTCCGGCTCCGCCCGGACGTCCTCCAGGCCGAGGTCGAAAAGATCCGGCGGCGGCGGGAGAAGGAACGAAAACGCCTCGAGCGGCTCGCCCGGGGCCGGCGCTGA
- a CDS encoding rod shape-determining protein, with the protein MFPFSEKWLSCDLAIDLGTANTLVYVKGKGIVLREPSVVAVRRDIRTDKVLAVGKEAKNMLGKTPGNIVAIRPMKDGVIADFEVTEAMLRYFIRKVHKSRFVRPRMIISVPSGITQVEKRAVRESAEHAGAKEVYLIEEPMAAAIGAGLPITEPTANMVVDIGGGTTEVAVISLAGIVYSQSVRVAGDKMDEAILQHIKRRYNLLIGEHTAEQIKMNCADVMPEPPYEQMEIKGRDLVTGVPKTIVIDSDEVRQAISEQVDAIVEAVRVALEQTPPELAADIVDRGIVLTGGGALLRNLDKLLREKTSLPIIISDDPLSSVVLGSGKALDNLDILREIVIY; encoded by the coding sequence ATGTTCCCTTTTTCAGAGAAATGGCTTTCCTGTGACCTGGCCATCGACCTCGGTACCGCCAACACCCTGGTCTACGTCAAGGGCAAGGGGATCGTGCTGCGGGAGCCCTCGGTGGTGGCGGTCCGGCGCGACATCCGCACCGACAAGGTCTTGGCCGTGGGGAAGGAGGCCAAGAACATGCTGGGCAAGACCCCGGGCAACATCGTGGCCATCCGGCCCATGAAGGACGGGGTCATCGCGGACTTCGAGGTCACGGAGGCCATGCTCCGCTACTTCATCCGCAAGGTCCACAAGAGCCGCTTCGTCCGGCCCCGGATGATCATCAGCGTCCCCTCCGGCATCACCCAGGTGGAGAAGCGGGCGGTCCGGGAGTCGGCCGAGCATGCCGGCGCCAAGGAGGTCTACCTCATCGAGGAGCCCATGGCGGCGGCCATCGGCGCGGGGCTGCCCATCACGGAACCCACCGCCAACATGGTGGTGGACATCGGCGGCGGGACCACCGAGGTGGCGGTGATCTCCCTGGCGGGGATCGTCTACAGCCAGTCGGTCCGGGTGGCGGGCGACAAGATGGACGAGGCGATCCTCCAGCACATCAAGCGCCGGTACAACCTCCTCATCGGGGAGCACACGGCCGAGCAGATCAAGATGAACTGCGCGGACGTCATGCCCGAGCCGCCCTACGAGCAGATGGAGATCAAGGGGCGGGACCTGGTCACCGGCGTGCCCAAGACCATCGTGATCGACTCCGACGAGGTCCGCCAGGCCATCAGCGAGCAGGTGGACGCCATCGTGGAGGCGGTCCGCGTGGCCCTGGAGCAGACGCCTCCGGAGTTGGCCGCCGACATCGTCGACCGCGGGATCGTCCTCACCGGCGGCGGGGCCTTGCTCCGGAACCTCGACAAGCTCCTGCGGGAGAAGACCTCTCTGCCCATCATCATCTCGGACGATCCCCTTTCCTCCGTGGTGCTCGGCTCCGGGAAGGCCCTGGACAACCTTGACATCCTCCGGGAGATCGTCATCTACTGA
- the mreC gene encoding rod shape-determining protein MreC, protein MRLKPPSAPLSKRVRRHPVGCLALAAALGLVFLFVGFRLGRPGFRPATHGVMEVGGLFQKALSVPAGWLGDLWRSYVDLRDVRVENAALRSEIERLREEVNRYREAMIANVRLQRLLDLRGSLEAPTLAARVVAVDVAPWVATVTVDRGASQGVAPGMAVLAGAGVAGQVVDTAPHFSRVLLLTDYNSAADAFVQRSRARGVLKGTGEVGLCRLEYVEKGADVQVGDVVVTSGLDQIYPKGLLLGRVTAVEPGTAEDLFQEVTVRPAADFRHLEEVLIVLRTGGGVD, encoded by the coding sequence GTGCGCCTGAAGCCGCCCTCTGCCCCCCTTTCGAAGCGGGTGCGCCGCCACCCGGTCGGGTGCCTCGCCCTGGCCGCGGCCCTGGGGCTGGTCTTCCTGTTCGTGGGTTTCCGCCTGGGGCGTCCCGGCTTCCGGCCGGCGACCCACGGGGTGATGGAGGTGGGGGGGCTCTTCCAGAAGGCGCTCTCTGTCCCGGCCGGGTGGCTGGGGGACCTGTGGCGGTCCTACGTGGACCTCCGGGACGTCCGGGTGGAGAACGCGGCCCTGCGGTCCGAGATCGAGCGTCTCCGGGAGGAGGTCAACCGGTACCGTGAGGCCATGATCGCCAACGTGCGTCTCCAGCGCCTGCTGGACCTTCGCGGTTCCCTCGAGGCCCCGACCCTGGCGGCCCGCGTGGTGGCGGTGGACGTGGCCCCGTGGGTGGCCACCGTGACGGTGGACCGGGGGGCGAGCCAGGGGGTGGCCCCGGGGATGGCCGTTTTGGCCGGGGCGGGGGTGGCGGGCCAGGTGGTGGACACGGCGCCGCATTTCAGCCGGGTGCTCCTGCTCACCGACTACAACAGCGCCGCGGACGCCTTCGTCCAGCGGAGCCGGGCCCGGGGCGTCCTCAAGGGGACGGGGGAGGTGGGCCTGTGCCGCCTGGAGTACGTGGAGAAGGGGGCCGACGTCCAGGTGGGGGACGTGGTGGTCACCTCGGGGCTCGACCAGATCTATCCCAAGGGTTTGCTCCTCGGGCGGGTGACCGCCGTGGAGCCCGGGACGGCGGAGGATCTCTTCCAGGAGGTGACGGTGCGGCCGGCGGCGGACTTCCGGCATCTGGAGGAGGTGCTCATCGTGCTCCGGACCGGCGGGGGCGTCGACTAG